The following are encoded in a window of Bos indicus isolate NIAB-ARS_2022 breed Sahiwal x Tharparkar chromosome 7, NIAB-ARS_B.indTharparkar_mat_pri_1.0, whole genome shotgun sequence genomic DNA:
- the SSBP4 gene encoding single-stranded DNA-binding protein 4 isoform X15, whose product MAAGRVKSAAAAPSPVMGSMAPSDAMASGPMAPSFFQPFMSPRFPGGPRPTLRMPSQPPVGLPGSQPLLPGTMEPSPRAQGHSSMGPMQRVTPPRGMTSVGPQVRAGPGDWGVSGAAPAKPALTAPLPSQSYGGGGMRPPPNSLAGPGLPTMNMGPGVRGPWASPSGNSIPYSSSSPGSYSGPPGGGGPPGTPIMPSPGDSTNSSENMYTIMNPIGPGAGRANFPLGPGPEGPMAAMSAMEPHHVNGSLGSGDLDGLPKSSPGAVAGLSNTPGTPRDDGEMAAAGTFLHPFPSESYSPGMTMSV is encoded by the exons ATGGCAGCAGGGCGCGTCAAG AGTGCTGCAGCGGCCCCAAGCCCGGTGATGGGGAGCATGGCCCCCAGTGATGCAATGGCATCAGGCCCCATGGCACCCAGCTTCTTCCAG CCCTTCATGTCACCGCGGTTCCCAGGGGGCCCCCGGCCCACCCTGCGGATGCCGAGTCAG CCTCCCGTGGGCCTCCCCggctcccagcccctcctccctggcaCCATGGAGCCCTCCCCGCGAGCTCAGG ggCACTCGAGCATGGGCCCCATGCAGAGGGTGACGCCTCCCCGGGGCATGACCAGCGTTGGGCCCCAGGTAAGGGCTGGCCCAGGTGACTGGGGAGTTTCAGGGGCTGCCCCCGCTAAGCCTGCACTCACGGCCCCTTTGCCTTCGCAGAGCTACGGAGGAGGTGGCATGCGGCCCCCACCCAACTCTCTTGCTGGCCCTGGGTTGCCCACCATGAACAT GGGCCCCGGAGTGCGCGGCCCATGGGCCAGCCCCAGTGGCAACTCG atcccctactcctcctcctcccccggcAGCTACTCG GGACCCCCAGGAGGAGGCGGGCCCCCTGGAACCCCCATCATGCCTAGCCCTGGAG ACTCCACCAACTCTAGCGAGAACATGTACACCATCATGAACCCCATCGGGCCGGGCGCCGGCAGGGCTAAT TTCCCGCTTGGCCCTGGTCCGGAGGGCCCCATGGCCGCCATGAGCGCGATGGAGCCTCACCACGTAAACGGATCCCTGG GCTCGGGCGATCTGGACGGGTTGCCGAAG AGCTCCCCCGGCGCCGTGGCCGGCCTGAGCAACACCCCGGGCACCCCGCGGGACGACGGCGAGATGGCGGCCGCCGGGACCTTCCTGCACCCGTTCCCGAGCGAAAGC TACTCCCCCGGGATGACCATGAGCGTGTGA
- the SSBP4 gene encoding single-stranded DNA-binding protein 4 isoform X8, protein MYAKGGKGSAVPSDSQAREKLALYVYEYLLHVGAQKSAQTFLSEIRWEKNITLGEPPGFLHSWWCVFWDLYCAAPDRREACEHSSEAKAFQDYSAAAAPSPVMGSMAPSDAMASGPMAPSFFQGPPGSQPSPHNPNAPMMGPHVQPFMSPRFPGGPRPTLRMPSQPPVGLPGSQPLLPGTMEPSPRAQGHSSMGPMQRVTPPRGMTSVGPQVRAGPGDWGVSGAAPAKPALTAPLPSQSYGGGGMRPPPNSLAGPGLPTMNMGPGVRGPWASPSGNSIPYSSSSPGSYSGPPGGGGPPGTPIMPSPGDSTNSSENMYTIMNPIGPGAGRANFPLGPGPEGPMAAMSAMEPHHVNGSLGSGDLDGLPKSSPGAVAGLSNTPGTPRDDGEMAAAGTFLHPFPSESYSPGMTMSV, encoded by the exons GCTGGCGTTGTACGTGTATGAGTACCTGCTACATGTCGGTGCCCAGAAGTCAGCCCAGACCTTCCTGTCTGAG ATCCGATGGGAGAAGAACATTACGCTGGGGGAGCCCCCGGGCTTCCTGCATTCCTGGTGGTG CGTGTTCTGGGACTTGTACTGTGCAGCGCCCGACCGCAGAGAGGCGTGTGAGCACTCGAGCGAAGCCAAGGCTTTCCAGGACTAC AGTGCTGCAGCGGCCCCAAGCCCGGTGATGGGGAGCATGGCCCCCAGTGATGCAATGGCATCAGGCCCCATGGCACCCAGCTTCTTCCAG GGCCCCCCCGGCTCCCAGCCTTCCCCCCACAATCCCAACGCCCCCATGATGGGGCCTCATGTTCAG CCCTTCATGTCACCGCGGTTCCCAGGGGGCCCCCGGCCCACCCTGCGGATGCCGAGTCAG CCTCCCGTGGGCCTCCCCggctcccagcccctcctccctggcaCCATGGAGCCCTCCCCGCGAGCTCAGG ggCACTCGAGCATGGGCCCCATGCAGAGGGTGACGCCTCCCCGGGGCATGACCAGCGTTGGGCCCCAGGTAAGGGCTGGCCCAGGTGACTGGGGAGTTTCAGGGGCTGCCCCCGCTAAGCCTGCACTCACGGCCCCTTTGCCTTCGCAGAGCTACGGAGGAGGTGGCATGCGGCCCCCACCCAACTCTCTTGCTGGCCCTGGGTTGCCCACCATGAACAT GGGCCCCGGAGTGCGCGGCCCATGGGCCAGCCCCAGTGGCAACTCG atcccctactcctcctcctcccccggcAGCTACTCG GGACCCCCAGGAGGAGGCGGGCCCCCTGGAACCCCCATCATGCCTAGCCCTGGAG ACTCCACCAACTCTAGCGAGAACATGTACACCATCATGAACCCCATCGGGCCGGGCGCCGGCAGGGCTAAT TTCCCGCTTGGCCCTGGTCCGGAGGGCCCCATGGCCGCCATGAGCGCGATGGAGCCTCACCACGTAAACGGATCCCTGG GCTCGGGCGATCTGGACGGGTTGCCGAAG AGCTCCCCCGGCGCCGTGGCCGGCCTGAGCAACACCCCGGGCACCCCGCGGGACGACGGCGAGATGGCGGCCGCCGGGACCTTCCTGCACCCGTTCCCGAGCGAAAGC TACTCCCCCGGGATGACCATGAGCGTGTGA
- the SSBP4 gene encoding single-stranded DNA-binding protein 4 isoform X14: MAAGRVKSAAAAPSPVMGSMAPSDAMASGPMAPSFFQGPPGSQPSPHNPNAPMMGPHVQPFMSPRFPGGPRPTLRMPSQPPVGLPGSQPLLPGTMEPSPRAQGHSSMGPMQRVTPPRGMTSVGPQVRAGPGDWGVSGAAPAKPALTAPLPSQSYGGGGMRPPPNSLAGPGLPTMNMGPGVRGPWASPSGNSIPYSSSSPGSYSGPPGGGGPPGTPIMPSPGDSTNSSENMYTIMNPIGPGAGRANFPLGPGPEGPMAAMSAMEPHHVNGSLGSGDLDGLPKSSPGAVAGLSNTPGTPRDDGEMAAAGTFLHPFPSESYSPGMTMSV; encoded by the exons ATGGCAGCAGGGCGCGTCAAG AGTGCTGCAGCGGCCCCAAGCCCGGTGATGGGGAGCATGGCCCCCAGTGATGCAATGGCATCAGGCCCCATGGCACCCAGCTTCTTCCAG GGCCCCCCCGGCTCCCAGCCTTCCCCCCACAATCCCAACGCCCCCATGATGGGGCCTCATGTTCAG CCCTTCATGTCACCGCGGTTCCCAGGGGGCCCCCGGCCCACCCTGCGGATGCCGAGTCAG CCTCCCGTGGGCCTCCCCggctcccagcccctcctccctggcaCCATGGAGCCCTCCCCGCGAGCTCAGG ggCACTCGAGCATGGGCCCCATGCAGAGGGTGACGCCTCCCCGGGGCATGACCAGCGTTGGGCCCCAGGTAAGGGCTGGCCCAGGTGACTGGGGAGTTTCAGGGGCTGCCCCCGCTAAGCCTGCACTCACGGCCCCTTTGCCTTCGCAGAGCTACGGAGGAGGTGGCATGCGGCCCCCACCCAACTCTCTTGCTGGCCCTGGGTTGCCCACCATGAACAT GGGCCCCGGAGTGCGCGGCCCATGGGCCAGCCCCAGTGGCAACTCG atcccctactcctcctcctcccccggcAGCTACTCG GGACCCCCAGGAGGAGGCGGGCCCCCTGGAACCCCCATCATGCCTAGCCCTGGAG ACTCCACCAACTCTAGCGAGAACATGTACACCATCATGAACCCCATCGGGCCGGGCGCCGGCAGGGCTAAT TTCCCGCTTGGCCCTGGTCCGGAGGGCCCCATGGCCGCCATGAGCGCGATGGAGCCTCACCACGTAAACGGATCCCTGG GCTCGGGCGATCTGGACGGGTTGCCGAAG AGCTCCCCCGGCGCCGTGGCCGGCCTGAGCAACACCCCGGGCACCCCGCGGGACGACGGCGAGATGGCGGCCGCCGGGACCTTCCTGCACCCGTTCCCGAGCGAAAGC TACTCCCCCGGGATGACCATGAGCGTGTGA
- the SSBP4 gene encoding single-stranded DNA-binding protein 4 isoform X13, producing the protein MYAKGGKGSAVPSDSQAREKLALYVYEYLLHVGAQKSAQTFLSEIRWEKNITLGEPPGFLHSWWCVFWDLYCAAPDRREACEHSSEAKAFQDYSAAAAPSPVMGSMAPSDAMASGPMAPSFFQPFMSPRFPGGPRPTLRMPSQPPVGLPGSQPLLPGTMEPSPRAQGHSSMGPMQRVTPPRGMTSVGPQSYGGGGMRPPPNSLAGPGLPTMNMGPGVRGPWASPSGNSIPYSSSSPGSYSGPPGGGGPPGTPIMPSPGDSTNSSENMYTIMNPIGPGAGRANFPLGPGPEGPMAAMSAMEPHHVNGSLGSGDLDGLPKSSPGAVAGLSNTPGTPRDDGEMAAAGTFLHPFPSESYSPGMTMSV; encoded by the exons GCTGGCGTTGTACGTGTATGAGTACCTGCTACATGTCGGTGCCCAGAAGTCAGCCCAGACCTTCCTGTCTGAG ATCCGATGGGAGAAGAACATTACGCTGGGGGAGCCCCCGGGCTTCCTGCATTCCTGGTGGTG CGTGTTCTGGGACTTGTACTGTGCAGCGCCCGACCGCAGAGAGGCGTGTGAGCACTCGAGCGAAGCCAAGGCTTTCCAGGACTAC AGTGCTGCAGCGGCCCCAAGCCCGGTGATGGGGAGCATGGCCCCCAGTGATGCAATGGCATCAGGCCCCATGGCACCCAGCTTCTTCCAG CCCTTCATGTCACCGCGGTTCCCAGGGGGCCCCCGGCCCACCCTGCGGATGCCGAGTCAG CCTCCCGTGGGCCTCCCCggctcccagcccctcctccctggcaCCATGGAGCCCTCCCCGCGAGCTCAGG ggCACTCGAGCATGGGCCCCATGCAGAGGGTGACGCCTCCCCGGGGCATGACCAGCGTTGGGCCCCAG AGCTACGGAGGAGGTGGCATGCGGCCCCCACCCAACTCTCTTGCTGGCCCTGGGTTGCCCACCATGAACAT GGGCCCCGGAGTGCGCGGCCCATGGGCCAGCCCCAGTGGCAACTCG atcccctactcctcctcctcccccggcAGCTACTCG GGACCCCCAGGAGGAGGCGGGCCCCCTGGAACCCCCATCATGCCTAGCCCTGGAG ACTCCACCAACTCTAGCGAGAACATGTACACCATCATGAACCCCATCGGGCCGGGCGCCGGCAGGGCTAAT TTCCCGCTTGGCCCTGGTCCGGAGGGCCCCATGGCCGCCATGAGCGCGATGGAGCCTCACCACGTAAACGGATCCCTGG GCTCGGGCGATCTGGACGGGTTGCCGAAG AGCTCCCCCGGCGCCGTGGCCGGCCTGAGCAACACCCCGGGCACCCCGCGGGACGACGGCGAGATGGCGGCCGCCGGGACCTTCCTGCACCCGTTCCCGAGCGAAAGC TACTCCCCCGGGATGACCATGAGCGTGTGA
- the SSBP4 gene encoding single-stranded DNA-binding protein 4 isoform X11, with protein sequence MYAKGGKGSAVPSDSQAREKLALYVYEYLLHVGAQKSAQTFLSEIRWEKNITLGEPPGFLHSWWCVFWDLYCAAPDRREACEHSSEAKAFQDYSAAAAPSPVMGSMAPSDAMASGPMAPSFFQGPPGSQPSPHNPNAPMMGPHVQPFMSPRFPGGPRPTLRMPSQPPVGLPGSQPLLPGTMEPSPRAQGHSSMGPMQRVTPPRGMTSVGPQSYGGGGMRPPPNSLAGPGLPTMNMGPGVRGPWASPSGNSIPYSSSSPGSYSGPPGGGGPPGTPIMPSPGDSTNSSENMYTIMNPIGPGAGRANFPLGPGPEGPMAAMSAMEPHHVNGSLGSGDLDGLPKSSPGAVAGLSNTPGTPRDDGEMAAAGTFLHPFPSESYSPGMTMSV encoded by the exons GCTGGCGTTGTACGTGTATGAGTACCTGCTACATGTCGGTGCCCAGAAGTCAGCCCAGACCTTCCTGTCTGAG ATCCGATGGGAGAAGAACATTACGCTGGGGGAGCCCCCGGGCTTCCTGCATTCCTGGTGGTG CGTGTTCTGGGACTTGTACTGTGCAGCGCCCGACCGCAGAGAGGCGTGTGAGCACTCGAGCGAAGCCAAGGCTTTCCAGGACTAC AGTGCTGCAGCGGCCCCAAGCCCGGTGATGGGGAGCATGGCCCCCAGTGATGCAATGGCATCAGGCCCCATGGCACCCAGCTTCTTCCAG GGCCCCCCCGGCTCCCAGCCTTCCCCCCACAATCCCAACGCCCCCATGATGGGGCCTCATGTTCAG CCCTTCATGTCACCGCGGTTCCCAGGGGGCCCCCGGCCCACCCTGCGGATGCCGAGTCAG CCTCCCGTGGGCCTCCCCggctcccagcccctcctccctggcaCCATGGAGCCCTCCCCGCGAGCTCAGG ggCACTCGAGCATGGGCCCCATGCAGAGGGTGACGCCTCCCCGGGGCATGACCAGCGTTGGGCCCCAG AGCTACGGAGGAGGTGGCATGCGGCCCCCACCCAACTCTCTTGCTGGCCCTGGGTTGCCCACCATGAACAT GGGCCCCGGAGTGCGCGGCCCATGGGCCAGCCCCAGTGGCAACTCG atcccctactcctcctcctcccccggcAGCTACTCG GGACCCCCAGGAGGAGGCGGGCCCCCTGGAACCCCCATCATGCCTAGCCCTGGAG ACTCCACCAACTCTAGCGAGAACATGTACACCATCATGAACCCCATCGGGCCGGGCGCCGGCAGGGCTAAT TTCCCGCTTGGCCCTGGTCCGGAGGGCCCCATGGCCGCCATGAGCGCGATGGAGCCTCACCACGTAAACGGATCCCTGG GCTCGGGCGATCTGGACGGGTTGCCGAAG AGCTCCCCCGGCGCCGTGGCCGGCCTGAGCAACACCCCGGGCACCCCGCGGGACGACGGCGAGATGGCGGCCGCCGGGACCTTCCTGCACCCGTTCCCGAGCGAAAGC TACTCCCCCGGGATGACCATGAGCGTGTGA
- the SSBP4 gene encoding single-stranded DNA-binding protein 4 isoform X9, with the protein MYAKGGKGSAVPSDSQAREKLALYVYEYLLHVGAQKSAQTFLSEIRWEKNITLGEPPGFLHSWWCVFWDLYCAAPDRREACEHSSEAKAFQDYSAAAAPSPVMGSMAPSDAMASGPMAPSFFQPFMSPRFPGGPRPTLRMPSQPPVGLPGSQPLLPGTMEPSPRAQGHSSMGPMQRVTPPRGMTSVGPQVRAGPGDWGVSGAAPAKPALTAPLPSQSYGGGGMRPPPNSLAGPGLPTMNMGPGVRGPWASPSGNSIPYSSSSPGSYSGPPGGGGPPGTPIMPSPGDSTNSSENMYTIMNPIGPGAGRANFPLGPGPEGPMAAMSAMEPHHVNGSLGSGDLDGLPKSSPGAVAGLSNTPGTPRDDGEMAAAGTFLHPFPSESYSPGMTMSV; encoded by the exons GCTGGCGTTGTACGTGTATGAGTACCTGCTACATGTCGGTGCCCAGAAGTCAGCCCAGACCTTCCTGTCTGAG ATCCGATGGGAGAAGAACATTACGCTGGGGGAGCCCCCGGGCTTCCTGCATTCCTGGTGGTG CGTGTTCTGGGACTTGTACTGTGCAGCGCCCGACCGCAGAGAGGCGTGTGAGCACTCGAGCGAAGCCAAGGCTTTCCAGGACTAC AGTGCTGCAGCGGCCCCAAGCCCGGTGATGGGGAGCATGGCCCCCAGTGATGCAATGGCATCAGGCCCCATGGCACCCAGCTTCTTCCAG CCCTTCATGTCACCGCGGTTCCCAGGGGGCCCCCGGCCCACCCTGCGGATGCCGAGTCAG CCTCCCGTGGGCCTCCCCggctcccagcccctcctccctggcaCCATGGAGCCCTCCCCGCGAGCTCAGG ggCACTCGAGCATGGGCCCCATGCAGAGGGTGACGCCTCCCCGGGGCATGACCAGCGTTGGGCCCCAGGTAAGGGCTGGCCCAGGTGACTGGGGAGTTTCAGGGGCTGCCCCCGCTAAGCCTGCACTCACGGCCCCTTTGCCTTCGCAGAGCTACGGAGGAGGTGGCATGCGGCCCCCACCCAACTCTCTTGCTGGCCCTGGGTTGCCCACCATGAACAT GGGCCCCGGAGTGCGCGGCCCATGGGCCAGCCCCAGTGGCAACTCG atcccctactcctcctcctcccccggcAGCTACTCG GGACCCCCAGGAGGAGGCGGGCCCCCTGGAACCCCCATCATGCCTAGCCCTGGAG ACTCCACCAACTCTAGCGAGAACATGTACACCATCATGAACCCCATCGGGCCGGGCGCCGGCAGGGCTAAT TTCCCGCTTGGCCCTGGTCCGGAGGGCCCCATGGCCGCCATGAGCGCGATGGAGCCTCACCACGTAAACGGATCCCTGG GCTCGGGCGATCTGGACGGGTTGCCGAAG AGCTCCCCCGGCGCCGTGGCCGGCCTGAGCAACACCCCGGGCACCCCGCGGGACGACGGCGAGATGGCGGCCGCCGGGACCTTCCTGCACCCGTTCCCGAGCGAAAGC TACTCCCCCGGGATGACCATGAGCGTGTGA
- the SSBP4 gene encoding single-stranded DNA-binding protein 4 isoform X10, whose product MYAKGGKGSAVPSDSQAREKLALYVYEYLLHVGAQKSAQTFLSEIRWEKNITLGEPPGFLHSWWCVFWDLYCAAPDRREACEHSSEAKAFQDYSAAAAPSPVMGSMAPSDAMASGPMAPSFFQPFMSPRFPGGPRPTLRMPSQPPVGLPGSQPLLPGTMEPSPRAQGHSSMGPMQRVTPPRGMTSVGPQSYGGGGMRPPPNSLAGPGLPTMNMGPGVRGPWASPSGNSIPYSSSSPGSYSGPPGGGGPPGTPIMPSPGDSTNSSENMYTIMNPIGPGAGRANFPLGPGPEGPMAAMSAMEPHHVNGSLGSGDLDGLPKSSPGAVAGLSNTPGTPRDDGEMAAAGTFLHPFPSESVSDCVDSPPAAASGRRGLAGRPRRGGRGARARP is encoded by the exons GCTGGCGTTGTACGTGTATGAGTACCTGCTACATGTCGGTGCCCAGAAGTCAGCCCAGACCTTCCTGTCTGAG ATCCGATGGGAGAAGAACATTACGCTGGGGGAGCCCCCGGGCTTCCTGCATTCCTGGTGGTG CGTGTTCTGGGACTTGTACTGTGCAGCGCCCGACCGCAGAGAGGCGTGTGAGCACTCGAGCGAAGCCAAGGCTTTCCAGGACTAC AGTGCTGCAGCGGCCCCAAGCCCGGTGATGGGGAGCATGGCCCCCAGTGATGCAATGGCATCAGGCCCCATGGCACCCAGCTTCTTCCAG CCCTTCATGTCACCGCGGTTCCCAGGGGGCCCCCGGCCCACCCTGCGGATGCCGAGTCAG CCTCCCGTGGGCCTCCCCggctcccagcccctcctccctggcaCCATGGAGCCCTCCCCGCGAGCTCAGG ggCACTCGAGCATGGGCCCCATGCAGAGGGTGACGCCTCCCCGGGGCATGACCAGCGTTGGGCCCCAG AGCTACGGAGGAGGTGGCATGCGGCCCCCACCCAACTCTCTTGCTGGCCCTGGGTTGCCCACCATGAACAT GGGCCCCGGAGTGCGCGGCCCATGGGCCAGCCCCAGTGGCAACTCG atcccctactcctcctcctcccccggcAGCTACTCG GGACCCCCAGGAGGAGGCGGGCCCCCTGGAACCCCCATCATGCCTAGCCCTGGAG ACTCCACCAACTCTAGCGAGAACATGTACACCATCATGAACCCCATCGGGCCGGGCGCCGGCAGGGCTAAT TTCCCGCTTGGCCCTGGTCCGGAGGGCCCCATGGCCGCCATGAGCGCGATGGAGCCTCACCACGTAAACGGATCCCTGG GCTCGGGCGATCTGGACGGGTTGCCGAAG AGCTCCCCCGGCGCCGTGGCCGGCCTGAGCAACACCCCGGGCACCCCGCGGGACGACGGCGAGATGGCGGCCGCCGGGACCTTCCTGCACCCGTTCCCGAGCGAAAGCGTAAGCGACTGCGTCGACTCCCCCCCCGCGGCGGCGTCGGGccggaggggcctggcgggcagACCCCGGCGGGGCGGCCGGGGGGCCAGAGCAAGACCGTGA
- the SSBP4 gene encoding single-stranded DNA-binding protein 4 isoform X12, translated as MSTCYMSVPRSQPRPSCLRSDGRRTLRWGSPRASCIPGGAPDRREACEHSSEAKAFQDYSAAAAPSPVMGSMAPSDAMASGPMAPSFFQGPPGSQPSPHNPNAPMMGPHVQPFMSPRFPGGPRPTLRMPSQPPVGLPGSQPLLPGTMEPSPRAQGHSSMGPMQRVTPPRGMTSVGPQVRAGPGDWGVSGAAPAKPALTAPLPSQSYGGGGMRPPPNSLAGPGLPTMNMGPGVRGPWASPSGNSIPYSSSSPGSYSGPPGGGGPPGTPIMPSPGDSTNSSENMYTIMNPIGPGAGRANFPLGPGPEGPMAAMSAMEPHHVNGSLGSGDLDGLPKSSPGAVAGLSNTPGTPRDDGEMAAAGTFLHPFPSESYSPGMTMSV; from the exons ATGAGTACCTGCTACATGTCGGTGCCCAGAAGTCAGCCCAGACCTTCCTGTCTGAG ATCCGATGGGAGAAGAACATTACGCTGGGGGAGCCCCCGGGCTTCCTGCATTCCTGGTGGTG CGCCCGACCGCAGAGAGGCGTGTGAGCACTCGAGCGAAGCCAAGGCTTTCCAGGACTAC AGTGCTGCAGCGGCCCCAAGCCCGGTGATGGGGAGCATGGCCCCCAGTGATGCAATGGCATCAGGCCCCATGGCACCCAGCTTCTTCCAG GGCCCCCCCGGCTCCCAGCCTTCCCCCCACAATCCCAACGCCCCCATGATGGGGCCTCATGTTCAG CCCTTCATGTCACCGCGGTTCCCAGGGGGCCCCCGGCCCACCCTGCGGATGCCGAGTCAG CCTCCCGTGGGCCTCCCCggctcccagcccctcctccctggcaCCATGGAGCCCTCCCCGCGAGCTCAGG ggCACTCGAGCATGGGCCCCATGCAGAGGGTGACGCCTCCCCGGGGCATGACCAGCGTTGGGCCCCAGGTAAGGGCTGGCCCAGGTGACTGGGGAGTTTCAGGGGCTGCCCCCGCTAAGCCTGCACTCACGGCCCCTTTGCCTTCGCAGAGCTACGGAGGAGGTGGCATGCGGCCCCCACCCAACTCTCTTGCTGGCCCTGGGTTGCCCACCATGAACAT GGGCCCCGGAGTGCGCGGCCCATGGGCCAGCCCCAGTGGCAACTCG atcccctactcctcctcctcccccggcAGCTACTCG GGACCCCCAGGAGGAGGCGGGCCCCCTGGAACCCCCATCATGCCTAGCCCTGGAG ACTCCACCAACTCTAGCGAGAACATGTACACCATCATGAACCCCATCGGGCCGGGCGCCGGCAGGGCTAAT TTCCCGCTTGGCCCTGGTCCGGAGGGCCCCATGGCCGCCATGAGCGCGATGGAGCCTCACCACGTAAACGGATCCCTGG GCTCGGGCGATCTGGACGGGTTGCCGAAG AGCTCCCCCGGCGCCGTGGCCGGCCTGAGCAACACCCCGGGCACCCCGCGGGACGACGGCGAGATGGCGGCCGCCGGGACCTTCCTGCACCCGTTCCCGAGCGAAAGC TACTCCCCCGGGATGACCATGAGCGTGTGA
- the SSBP4 gene encoding single-stranded DNA-binding protein 4 isoform X7: MYAKGGKGSAVPSDSQAREKLALYVYEYLLHVGAQKSAQTFLSEIRWEKNITLGEPPGFLHSWWCVFWDLYCAAPDRREACEHSSEAKAFQDYSAAAAPSPVMGSMAPSDAMASGPMAPSFFQPFMSPRFPGGPRPTLRMPSQPPVGLPGSQPLLPGTMEPSPRAQGHSSMGPMQRVTPPRGMTSVGPQVRAGPGDWGVSGAAPAKPALTAPLPSQSYGGGGMRPPPNSLAGPGLPTMNMGPGVRGPWASPSGNSIPYSSSSPGSYSGPPGGGGPPGTPIMPSPGDSTNSSENMYTIMNPIGPGAGRANFPLGPGPEGPMAAMSAMEPHHVNGSLGSGDLDGLPKSSPGAVAGLSNTPGTPRDDGEMAAAGTFLHPFPSESVSDCVDSPPAAASGRRGLAGRPRRGGRGARARP; this comes from the exons GCTGGCGTTGTACGTGTATGAGTACCTGCTACATGTCGGTGCCCAGAAGTCAGCCCAGACCTTCCTGTCTGAG ATCCGATGGGAGAAGAACATTACGCTGGGGGAGCCCCCGGGCTTCCTGCATTCCTGGTGGTG CGTGTTCTGGGACTTGTACTGTGCAGCGCCCGACCGCAGAGAGGCGTGTGAGCACTCGAGCGAAGCCAAGGCTTTCCAGGACTAC AGTGCTGCAGCGGCCCCAAGCCCGGTGATGGGGAGCATGGCCCCCAGTGATGCAATGGCATCAGGCCCCATGGCACCCAGCTTCTTCCAG CCCTTCATGTCACCGCGGTTCCCAGGGGGCCCCCGGCCCACCCTGCGGATGCCGAGTCAG CCTCCCGTGGGCCTCCCCggctcccagcccctcctccctggcaCCATGGAGCCCTCCCCGCGAGCTCAGG ggCACTCGAGCATGGGCCCCATGCAGAGGGTGACGCCTCCCCGGGGCATGACCAGCGTTGGGCCCCAGGTAAGGGCTGGCCCAGGTGACTGGGGAGTTTCAGGGGCTGCCCCCGCTAAGCCTGCACTCACGGCCCCTTTGCCTTCGCAGAGCTACGGAGGAGGTGGCATGCGGCCCCCACCCAACTCTCTTGCTGGCCCTGGGTTGCCCACCATGAACAT GGGCCCCGGAGTGCGCGGCCCATGGGCCAGCCCCAGTGGCAACTCG atcccctactcctcctcctcccccggcAGCTACTCG GGACCCCCAGGAGGAGGCGGGCCCCCTGGAACCCCCATCATGCCTAGCCCTGGAG ACTCCACCAACTCTAGCGAGAACATGTACACCATCATGAACCCCATCGGGCCGGGCGCCGGCAGGGCTAAT TTCCCGCTTGGCCCTGGTCCGGAGGGCCCCATGGCCGCCATGAGCGCGATGGAGCCTCACCACGTAAACGGATCCCTGG GCTCGGGCGATCTGGACGGGTTGCCGAAG AGCTCCCCCGGCGCCGTGGCCGGCCTGAGCAACACCCCGGGCACCCCGCGGGACGACGGCGAGATGGCGGCCGCCGGGACCTTCCTGCACCCGTTCCCGAGCGAAAGCGTAAGCGACTGCGTCGACTCCCCCCCCGCGGCGGCGTCGGGccggaggggcctggcgggcagACCCCGGCGGGGCGGCCGGGGGGCCAGAGCAAGACCGTGA